In the genome of Rhopalosiphum padi isolate XX-2018 chromosome 1, ASM2088224v1, whole genome shotgun sequence, the window acattGCATTatcatgcaaaataatattattacatccgATGACAGGATCCGATCGCCGTCTGCTGCGGCCGAGCATCAGGCGATGCTGCCGGTTTCAGCTAAACCACCCGCAAGCGGCCAGTCAACAAAAGTATACCGCGAGTTTTCTGGTCTGATGACAAGGCAATATTGCTCAATTCCCGACATTGCAGTGATGTATGGTGCAGGCGATGCAGTGGAGATGCAATCGCCATCTTCGGTATCAACGCGGCCAGTTTTTGTGGGTCCGGCCGAACGGGACGTGGCGAGCGGTGACTTGGTCTGTCCGCCGAGGAAATCGTCTAGTTCGATGCTGAAAATGTACGTAACATTTTGCGCAACTGAAGCTTCGGCCGAAATTCAAACCGGATTAACAAAACCGGCCGATATGCCAACTTCTTTGGATTCAATAACCAGCCACGAAGCTGGAATAGAGTTTAAGGTAACTACGTGGGCGCCGTACGTGGTGggtattgaatattttcaagcTTATAATTTTGTCGATCACGGTTGTTTCATGATTCATACTACACCGAATCAGTAGCATCGCGGTTTTTACCATTAAGTTGATATGTTactcgatattataattataaatctgtTTATCCGATGAATTAGTTTCAATGTTTACtttgtttgtataaataataattaattgataagtATGTTGGTCGTACAGAGTATTCTGTTGTGTTACTGCAATGACTCATTGGGATATATAAAGTCTATTATTAATCGTTATTTATGCAATGGCAAAATGTCTGATTCGgaggtaaacaatattatgtgtatataaaattaataataattatttaacgatTATAATTCACTTACGTAGAATTCATCAGAATTActgtcataaattaaaataagattacTTTTATACAGATATGTCACTCATGATTTATTGATTCTGATTTTTTATGACTCGTATTTAGGAAAAAACCGTGGTTTACGTGTATAATAAAgaacacataataatttatagttcgcTCTCTGAGTAAAACTAAATTGTACTATTTCAATGACTTTTTTCTTAAGTTCTATTTAGGTAGTATTTTCTTCTTGGATTTCAATCACTTGCTTTTTTTAATGTcatgttatacaataatgtcCGTGagcttatatacctattatatacatataatgttaaGTTTAGGTGTACAGTATATTTCagaatgtacataatatatactatattatgaagtGGTTATAAACGCATGTTAGGTGTATTTAGAatagtgataatatataatgtacacacgAAGGTGATGGTAAATTGTCATACCAAATAACAATACTAAttgtttattctataatatgttcATTGCTCGTTCACATAAAACTCTAAGGTGTTTAAGTAAATTTTCGGCAACACTGTAGGATGATGCTTTAAAtctcagttttattttttttttttaactatataatattgtattatagatactaaatatattaatagtcgTACCCATTGAACTGCTCAAAAAAatggtatacatacatattacggGACATCCATGTTACATTGGGACGTAACCatgatacacaatataatattatatacacatacaaataCTTTCATTACTCACCCACCTGATTTTTCGAAGGAGTCACCGTTCttgtaatttattcaaaaacgtaTACTGACATATTGTATACAGCTAGAAATCGACTAATTGATGACTGTACTATTACTACTAAAATTTACCCATTCACCCAACCACCTGAAAAAAATTTCCATCGTGGTCCATGATGGCACCCCTAGGAGTCATCACAACCCTTTAACAACACCCCTGTATCCGGATATATACCAATACATGGCGCCGTGACGTATCTAATATCATTGTCATCGTCCAGATCCATACCACGGTgcgtgtatatttataaacgattttatttGTGCCTGCGAAAACGGACTTCTGAACTGATTCATAAGAGGTTCACAAGGGTGAGATGAATGTTTGGCGCGTTGCGGGCCATGCACTAGTGAAAGAGACCGCGCAAATTCTGGCGTCGTAGGTAcctaagtatgtatatatacgacgcttatacaatactacaataacatatattataagcacACGCACGCAGGTCTCTCTCCGTTCACAATGGACCGCGGCGACCGATGTATCGAAacgtattatagttataaacgcGTGCATAATATTTATGCGAGTCGCGAGTATTTGCTGTGACGCGGCTTCGGAGGTAGTATCGTTGTCGTCTATAACTGACACTTGAATGGATTAAAACTTAGAAGTGTGCATGTATTCGTAAATTTTCGTAAATGtgttcgtgtgtgtgtgtgtgtgtgtgtgtgtgtgtgtgtgtgtgagtaggCGTTTTGCGTTCTATCGCCGACCACCGATACAATCGATTGCGCCTTATTTAGCCGACGCGCAAACCTGCACATTCGCAGCCGCCACAGTCACTACCGCCGCCGGTCAGTCTCTGGCACACGTCACTTCTTTTAAACGCTGCAGCGAGACGCCACtgttattaccataatattgcTGGATCTCGAGACCGATGGACGTGACGCAGATACGATGAAAATATTACGGGACCATAATCTAGTATGTGTAATCGTCATAATATACAGGACGATTTAACGGAGCATGATCGTCCACGTTTTTTCCTTTTTCTTTGACgccattttaattaatacaaaataagtaaCCTATCTAAAACAATCGTTttcaggtataataatatattctaaaatcatcattattattgaatgataaAACAGGATAAGCATTATGCTTGACGAATCACTCTGTATTTtatccaatattataattactatactatACAGTGTACATAAAAATACCTACGATAAAAATGCATGCTTATGGCAGAtaacctttttttaaatgtgtatcttaatatcttataatttcaAGACAGGGGCATACACATTCGACgtaaagtttttaaatgttcaataccgtcgatttaaaaaaaaaaaaaacatttaaatttggcCATCGAATTAGCAATTCAATATCAATCATTTTAAAACGTGAAtttcatttatagtatatttatattattttggtcgTCATCGGCTACGcgatactataatttattataataatacatgacaCTTCTGATTTAAATTCGTTCACGGaataaaattgtactttatGGTGACCTTccccatattttataattttatgatattttaaattttcacattATAAACACGCactttaaatacctacaatttGTAGAATGCAACAAATTTTTTTAGCGAatttaaatggtaataatatgcTGCAGTGCTCCGGACAAGGacacgttattttttatttgttttttttttttacgaatacaaatctgtttttataacttttatcgaAACAAAATCATAGCGCATTATCCGATGACAGTGACAGATATCacattttaacgaaaaaataataaaaactgtgttataatttactaaccgaacttttatagttttattacagATAAGATTCAATTTCGTGTATAGTTATCTCACTTCCTCGATAAATCAGTTTCAGTAGACTCATACTTTTTTGGGtcgtttatgtataatttttttttgcatataattatcaaaatgttttgGGTTACGCTGATTATTTTTTGACATATTGAAAAAAAGTCAAGATTAACAAAAAATCACTTAATGATATGGATCTTAATTTTCAACTAACACCACGCATACATTTTATCTTATAAGTTCAATGCGTCTAGTTATTTTTCTAATACACGACTTGAGCAGGTATACTTGCATTATTTAGTGTGCTTTAAGTATTGTaataagtaagtaatataaaatataatacttataataatataagtaatgcttcaataataattaaaatatgaataagtaGGTCTTcgaactaacaaaaatataaaatacattatatattcaaaaaagtgTCAGAACTATTTCAATTCTAGTTTtgagaagaaataaaaattaatggttttcaattaaaattttaaaaattaacctgAAAAATTCTATGCAAAATTTGTCATATACTTTCTAACATAACTTCctatatttggtattttttagaGAGAcgagtgattttttttcttggtAGAAATTTCTTACACTTACATCAGAGAATATTGACCAAATGTacgttttttcaattaataataggaTTCATAAATATCGTATAATGATTGCATGATATATATCTATTACGACTCATATAATGGTTTCACTTACAGGATCAATAAGTAATATTAggaaatcaaaatgtatttgttatttttattactaattagttattccttttaactttatactataaagtctatagatttataatttatataattttacaaatgtattttcaataatgaGGAGTATGCGAATTGTGTGTGCTTGATATTTTTACTGTAGCTGATAacaaaactttataatttataaagtttatgtttatacagtataaaataacatatataatcaatactaaaataaaaaaaaataaatattgaaatccaacaatttaaaaactgttcTAAGTgcaaaattattcaatacacAACCAAGGGGCATGCTTCCCTCGCCCCACAAGCGTCActgaattaaatagtatatttttaatttatttaacatgaaTCAGTAATATACTTCATGTATGTAAACTTTAGTTATAGGTTTATCTACATTTTTGcctataatatttagttgttgcttaaaactaaaatacattttcattatataattaggatatccattaaaaatactcacATGCATCGTCAATTTTCAGAACCACGTAAAcggtttaaacaaaataaaattctaactcTCGGTGGTATCtataatagtactataatattaaatagtcaaTTGCCCGTGAAGTTTTTCTTTCTAGGATCAATTAGGCCAGTGGGTCATAATGAAGACATATCATCGgtataaatgtaatttgaaGGGTATACCATTTCACCAACGATTTTGAGTTAatcataaatacttaattagcaAGCATATACCACATGAAtcagaattataattatcaaatcaAATGCGTTTAAGAGCATTATGAATTAGTTTTAGCGCCGCAACACTCGGCTGGTTAggcgataaaaatgtttaaatacaaacGTCAACTCGTAAAATACACTTCTTCTTTACCTATATGATGATATACTTATACAtgcatacctaatattattttctcgGTAATATAAGGTATGCATTTTTTTCTGTTGAGTTGttaagtcatattatattgaaacgtCGCgtagtaaatattgtaaaaaacttaAGTAACTACGTTCActgatattacatttatttcgcTTGAGATTTGTCGAGTTAGTAAAACTGCTATTTTTAGAGTGAATGTTTTAGTGGCGTTGTGAACTTACATTAAATTATGAGACATTAATAATGTTGAGCCACCCACACTCATTCACTCTGCTACGCTCCTACAACCCCAAACAggtatcaaaaacaataaataaactatatatacctattttataatttgatatcaaATTTTACTAAAGTTATCAACTAACTTTCATACTTAATAAGTAACAACTCATTgttcttttaaattatctaaCCTTATAACCTATAATACCGTGCATAATTCACACAACTTATTATAAACaagttgtacataataattaaataagtaaataattatttatagttaattatcatactaataaaaatagcataaagcaataatatttaaatgattgttaAAGTCAAGGCCGAACTAGCATATTTTTTACCCGGggcaaagtataaaaataaattagcgcTCTCTCATAATTCAGCCCCCTCTATAATTCCATTGTTATTTTGGTAATTTGGCGACTAAGACCTAACCTAACCGACTAAGACTTCCGGGGTAAATGCTGCAGTTCACCCCCCTCTAGATCCGGCTCTGGTTATAGCAATAAATACCATTAAATTCTTCATCATTATCACCTAGTAATATTAATTcccatattattatggttaaagAATTATACCATCATACATAACCATTtgtgattacaaattatttattatttccattaaatttcttctataaaatataaaactacacgttttattcaaatttcagaCTTACTTACTCAGCTTCCATACATGTACATCGCAATTCatgcattataattaatttcccATACCAACCTATCTACATACGATGATATGGGTACCACTCCATTCATCAAATTGCATTTCGAAACAATTATCTCATAATCCATTTTCGCTACGCTAATAGAAAACGGATAATTTTATCGGATCGTATACgctaatattttaagtttgtaatatattatttaaaaatacgtatttatgTAATGGTAGCAGTTTTTGGTTGTTGCACACGTGGACATCGTTTGTAGACTAAAAATGAACACTTCTACAACACTGATCACTTGTACGAATATTTGGACATTTTAATAGGACAGTTACTGGTGTTTGGAGTCTTGTTTTGTGGTTTTAAACAGACAGTAaagtctaaaaatatgaaatgaaaacgACATTGATATTTTCGTGTGGCTTTTGGAgcttcgtaaaatataatatatgtactacttatacgtatattattatattatataccaacgtTTTTAATGCCGTTTTTTTCATCGAAGACTATTTTGGCAAACACAATTAGGACCACCCCGGCTCACAGTGGATTTATTGAAATCATAAAACTACTAACTAGTAGTACTGAAATTTAATTGCTTTATTCTAGAAAGTGTCTTCgacattgtatacatttatatttttttaatccctGTAAATTACGAGAGCATTTTTACACtaggataatataaatataataacattaaatgtgTTGCGATGCTAATTGTGTTAGTCACGAATTATTGTGGACGGTCGGTACGATAACGCAGCCACACAAGACGATGATATATTCTTAGATCGCGTTATAAGTAATGGACCGTTAAGTGTGGATCACAAGATTTGATGCGAtgcagaaatattattattagttttttttctaaaatgcaTTCCGAAATTGCACTCGTTGAACTGAAGCGTTTTGTAAATTATTCCCGTACGGTAAATTACATATGGCTTAAAAAATGATTGgagatttttaacattaatttacaataatacactAAAAACTTAGCCGATGACTCGTTTTAAATTGGatagtgttatttttaaatgcatgcAAAAAATTTGTAACAAACACgtgtacttaatttattatagaataattgtattgtaaatttgtaacatttatttattttaataatatttataatggcgTTAGTAGTAAACGAAaccataaaaattgtttatttatgttttctgTGTAGCAAAAGGAGTAACATTTTAAATCCGGTAAAATGAAGATCTAGTCATCAAGTGAAATATTTTACGCGTAATAAATCGTGCTAATTAACTAaaaggatataataatatgtaaatgttattgttatgatAATGTGGTGTGACCGCAAGTATTATACGTATCAGTTACTGTATATAAAGTACATACTACTTATACTTATCTTAATTTTAGAAGGCTCATATATGATTAggtattatgtactatattatattatatcgtttaaaatagtataataatagtatgtactcGTTCTACTTATGTCCAGTacgttttaaacatattttttacttaaaatgttcgatgacaactataaaatatgtgatatgATTCATATGTGGAAGGAGGGTAGGTAGGTGGGACGCGTGCATctcaaataataaactataataaatacaaaatagtatacattaattattaggtattaggtatgctattttttaacgtttagcCGAGGTTTTAGTGTCTTACTCTCGATTATCGTAAATGTACGTCGTTTCGAGATGGTTCAAACTCAAAAATACTCACCGCGAACGGCTTGTGAGATGTGagtgtttttaaatatcaaaaatgtcattCGTGAACATGATAATATACACTTTTTCTTTGTGATACGAATCAAGAGattgatcataattattgtgAGTGTGAGAGGCATAAAGGAAATAACGGGATGAAAGTTAGGGATGTCTTtctttttaaagacattttataaaataatatttttttagaaaaaatcctatgattcaataataattataatattacttagttGTTTacattaattagttattttaaatatataaaacatatttcacatatttgtgtttattatgATACGTACATAACTGCAAtacatgtaattatatatttatatactgtaaTTGTATAgtacgaatataataaaatgataataaaaagcGATTGTTACAAACGTAATCGTTGATATGATGATAGTTTAAAGATACCGTAACTATACAAACTAAAATTTTTCTCAAAGGTCGTTAATATAACTGcataaatataatcttataaattagGCCTTTGAATTTAGAGTgcttatctaaaattatttttcatacataattgaactttattaattttttaggaatttgtaaacattaaacacttttaaagtatatttcttTGTATTTATATTGGTTAAAGTATTTTCCACTGATCGTGGGAGATGGAGTATACAAAGCGTATGTGTACCTACGCGCTACTGACTATTTTAGAAGTGTTATTATATCTTTGttccatgtaataatatataatgcaatgaATGAATACAATGGagtatacataatagtaatatattgtaaatacactGCAGTATACTCACAGCGTCAGATTTCCATGGATGAAAATAAATTCGCTCGAAATACGACGATTCACCATCGTCCATCACTTCTCGCGATACCGGCATCAGAACaacgttggtttttttttcaatttcatcaaCCCttcttgacatttttttatttatcgtcCTCGtcattttgatttttcatatacatatttttcataggTATGAAAATATTGTGACTACCGACGACGAATCGCTGAAGGAGACGCAGTCATAAAGTCGTTTGCTCGGACGGTGCGTCATATACTCAAATATACCTACTGAGTATTGACACGCGTAAAGACGACGGGGGCAGAGGacacaagtattattataataccaatagaaataataatgataataattgcaAGGCGTACTCATATACcgaacaacacacacacacacacaagcgcgagcatattatttattatattatacattaacgcTTCGTCACAGTCTTTTCATGTTGATATCGAAATACGAGTATTTACAACAATAGGAGTGATGTACGCACGGGTAGCACACGGCGGCGGCATCACTAcgacatgataatataatagtataatatcatgatattaaTACACGTTATAAAAGACTGATTTTGTAAGACTATCAGCAGTGGCAAAACATTTTTCCGCACACTCGTTCTCCtgtagtataatgtaatatataagatatgtGAGTGTATATAATTAGCTATAGGTATACTGCACGCACAACAAGCATATACTcgacgttttattattatctatattatttatttacggagtgatccatttaactagctaagttttaattttacgaGTTAACTaatgtgtttttgaaaataaaataatattttatgtttataaagtatccATAATATTTACTCtgattttgtgaaaaataataattttttatcttaatagGTTCTTTGgtgttttaactttaaacttttttaaatgacagcatatatattttaagtcttTCGTGGTcctgaattaatttttgcttaTCATATTTTTTCACGGTCATGAaagcagaatttttttttttaatatcgatgcataaaatatcaaatattaaataaattgtgtttttattaattattaataagcgtttaaattttaaacgagtGAAGCAGAGGACGACCATAAATCATAACATTtaccatacaatattattaaactctCATTTCAACTTTAAATAGGGATGCATTATTcagtaaaactatatttattcaatatttaatattcatacatcaatatttttagaaaataatttacaatgtatctcctgaaatttaaaatatgggtTATAAATACttgcaataaacaaaaattaactccTCTCCAAAAAATAACACTGATaatgaatagtaaaaaaatttagtattataaagtacttatacacatcaaatatagtaaattgttttttttttgaaacctaCTTAACCGTGGAAATGAAGCACCCTGTACACATAGGtgcgtatattatgtaattcggGATATGCAGTA includes:
- the LOC132926518 gene encoding uncharacterized protein LOC132926518 — protein: MNCHLIKSLATVVTNQGSVFANGRIRSPSAAAEHQAMLPVSAKPPASGQSTKVYREFSGLMTRQYCSIPDIAVMYGAGDAVEMQSPSSVSTRPVFVGPAERDVASGDLVCPPRKSSSSMLKMYVTFCATEASAEIQTGLTKPADMPTSLDSITSHEAGIEFKVTTWAPYVVGIEYFQAYNFVDHGCFMIHTTPNQ